The Natronoarchaeum mannanilyticum nucleotide sequence TTAGGCGCCGGTCGGACAACGATTCGAACATGCCAATCAAACCTGGGTACGTCAAGAAGACCGGTAACATCCTGCTCGAGCGATACCCCGACGCGTTCTCGGACGACTTCGAGCACAACAAGGACGGCGTCGACACGCTGACAAACATCGAGTCCAAGGACGTCCGGAACCGCGTCGCCGGCTTCATCTCGCGGAAGAAGAGCGGCAACGCCGCCGAAGCGTAAGCACGTTCTCGCCGTTCTGTCGTCGATAGATCTCTGATAGCGGCTGCGCCGGCCAGTTCGAGCGCTACGCGGCGCCGCGCTATCCAAACCGTTTTTGCTCCCCGATACCACTCCTACCACAATGTCAGTACGAGTCGGTATTCTCGGAGCGACCGGCGCGGTCGGACAGCGCCTGATTCAGCAACTCGACCCCCACCCGCAGTTCGAGATCGCGGCCCTGACCGCGAGCGAATCGAGTGCGGGCCGATCCTACAGCGACGCCGCGAAGTGGCGCGTCAACACGCCGATTCCCGAGGACGTCGCGGAGATCACGGTCTCGGCGACCGATCCCGACGAGGTTCCGAACGACGTCGACCTGATCTTCTCCTCGCTGCCCTCCAGCGTCGGCGAGCGGGTCGAGCCCGGCTTCGTCGAGGACGGCTACGTCGTCTCCTCGAACTCCTCGAACTCGCGGCTCGCCGAGGACGTTCCCCTCGTCATCCCCGAGGTCAACCACGACCACCTCGACCTGATCGAGGTCCAGCGCGACGAGCGCGGCTGGGACGGCGCGCTGATCAAGAACCCCAACTGCTCGACGATCACGATGGTGCCGACGCTGGCCCAGCTCGACCAGTTCGGCCTCGAAAAGGTCTTCGTCTCGACGCTGCAGGCCGTCTCCGGCGCTGGCTACGACGGCGTCACCTCGATGGAGATCATCGACAACGTCCTGCCCCACATCGGCGGCGAGGAAGAGAAGATGGAAAGCGAGTCCCGGAAGCTGCTCGGCGAGTTCGACGGCGCCGAGCTCAGCTGGCACGACGTCGACGTCTCGGCGTCCTGTAACCGCGTCGCGACGCTGGACGGCCACCTGGAGAACGTGTTCGCCGAACTCGCCGAGGACGCCTCCGCGGCCGACGTCGAGGCCGCGTTCCGCGAGGCGCCGACGATCGACCTCCAGAGCGCCCCCGACGAGCTCATCAAGGTGTTCGAGGACCCCAACCGGCCCCAGCCCCGCCTCGACCGCAACGTTGCCGACGGCCAGGGCATCGCGACCGGCCCGGTCCAGGAGACCAGCGACGGCGTCCAGTTCGACTGTCTCGCCCACAACACGATCCGCGGCGCCGCCGGCGCCAGCGTGCTGAACGGCGAGCTGCTGGTCGAGGAAGGCTACCTGTAAGCGTAGCGCGCCGTTTTCCGAACGGCCATCCGGACACCGCTATCTTGACACTTTTCTGAATCGTAACGGCGAGCGTGTCGAGCGACGGGCTCTCGACGCCGCGGCGGGGACGCTCGTCGTCGGTGACGCCGAGACCGATCTGGACGCCGTCGCCGAGGTCCGGCGGATCGATCTGGGAAGCCACGCCGTCCTCCGGCTGTCGTACGCCGGGCCGAACGATCTCGGCAGTCCGAGGCTGGTCATCGTTCCGCTGTCAGTCGCCGATGCCGCGGTCGCCGCGGTTCCAGAGGACCCAGGCGCGAGCGAGGAACCGCCTCCGGCCGCCGAGCGCGCCGCACTGATCGGCGCGGCCGCCGTCTTTCTGGGACTGGCCGCGGTGCTCGTCGTCGGGCGCGGGACCGAGAATGCGGCCGCGCTCTACGCGTTCGCGGCGATGCCGGGGTCCGTCGGCGCGCTGCTGGTCTACCTCGCCGCGTGACGGCGAAGAAGTTCGACGATCTGAACGGCTACAGCGACACTTCGTTCTCCAGTCCGTCGTACTCGCCCGTTTCGGCGATCTGTCGGACGTTTCCGGCGACGATGTCGGCGAGGCGCTCGTAGTAGTCGGGCGTGTGGCCGGCGTGGTGGGGCGTGATCTGGACGTTTCCGAGATCCCACAGCGGGTGGTCCCGGGGCAGCGGTTCGGGATCGGTCACGTCCAGCGCGGCGCCGCGGATCCAGCCCGAGCGCAGCGCTGTCAGGAGGTCGTCGGTGTCGACCACGGGGCCGCGGGCGACGTTGACGAGCACGGCCTCGGGCGGGAGCGTGACGAACTCCTCGCTGCCGATCAGCCCCCGCGTCTCGTCGGTCAGCGGACAGGCGAGTACCAGATAGTCGGTGCGCGCGAGGGCCCCGTGGAGGGCGTCGTCGTCGAAGCCGATCACCTCGTCCGTCGGGCCGCCCTTCTCGGGCGTGTACCGGACGCCGATCGTCTCGACGTCGAACCCCTCCAGGCGCTCGACGACGGCCTGCCCGATCGCGCCGAGGCCGACGACCGTCACTGTGCCGTCGTGCAGTTCGTGAGCCTTGTAGTGGCGCCACTCGTTGCGGCGCTGGCGGCGGAACCCCTCGTTGAACCGGCGGGTAAAGGTCAAGATGTTGCCCAGCACGTGCTCGCCCATGTTCGGGCCGTGGACGCCCGAGGCGTTGGTCACCGTGACGCCGTGTTCGCGCAAGCGGTCGAGCGGCAGGTGGCCGACGCCGGCGTACGCGCAGGCGAACAGTTCCATGTTCTGGGCCCGATCGAGCAGTTCCTCGTCCAGTACCATCCCCGTCACGATCCGGGCGTCTTCGATCTCCTCGCGCTCGGCTTCCGGCGTCCGCGCGAGCGTGACGTCGCTGTCGGGCAATCGTGTGCGGAGCGCGTCGGCGTACTCCTCGACGGGAATTCCGTGGGTTCCTTTCCGTAACACGAGCACGTCGTGATCGCTCATGTGCTCGTGATCGGTAGACGGCGACATAAGTCCGGGTCCGGGGGCGAACGCTGCTGGTATCGGCGGCCGGCGACGGACGTCGGCGTCGACGGCGATCGGCGCATCCGATCCGGATCGGCGTCGAGACAGGTCAGCGCGTCCGAGAGGCACCCCTGTCGTTGATAACTCGCGACGAGCATAGGTACGTATGGTAGCTGGCCAGGTAGTCCTGACCGTCCTTATGGGACTCTTTCTCGTGGGCGTCGCCGCGTGGCTCGGACGGCAATCGGACTGGCGACCGTCGACCGTCGGCGGCGGCGCGGTCGAGGAGGATCGCCGCGAAACCGCGGAGAAGCCCGGCGGCCTGATGCGCTGGTTGACGACGGTCGACCACAAGGATATCGGGATCCTCTACGGGCTGTTCTCGGTGACGGCGTTCGTCGTCGGCGGCCTGATGGTCGTCGTGATGCGCCTGGAGCTGCTCCAGCCCGGCGAGACGATCATCGCCGCCGCGACGTACAACGCCCTGCTGACGAACCACGGCATCACGATGCTATTCCTGTTCGGGACGCCCTTTATCGCCGCGTTCGCGAACTACTTCATCCCGCTGTTCATCGGCGCGAACGACATGGCGTTCCCGCGGATCAACGCCATCGCGTTCTGGCTGCTGCCGGTGAGCGCGGTGCTGATCTGGGGCGGCTTCTTCCTCTGGCCGATCGTGGAGAACGTCGCGCCGGCCCAGACGTCCTGGACGATGTACCCGCCGCTGTCAACCTCGAGCACGGCCCAGGGGACGCCCGCCGGCCCTACGGGGGTGGTTAATCCCGGCGCCGACATGATGATGCTGGGGCTGCACCTCTCGGGGATCTCGGCGACGATGGGGGCGATCAACTTCATCGCGACCATCTTCACCGAGCGCGGCGAGGACGTGGGGTGGCACAACCTCGATATCTTCTCGTGGACGATCCTCACCCAGTCGGCGCTCATCGTCTTCGCGTTCCCGCTGCTGGGCAGCGCCCTGTTGATGCTACTCTCCGACCGGAACTTCGGGACGCTGTTCTTCGCTCCCGAGGGCGGCGGCCCCATTCTGTGGCAGCACCTGTTCTGGTTCTTCGGCCACCCCGAAGTGTACATCCTGGTGTTGCCGCCGATGGGGATCATCAGCTACGTCCTGCCCCGCTTCGCGGGCCGGAAACTGTTCGGGTTCAAGTTCGTCGTCTACTCGACGCTCGCGATCGGCGTCCTCTCCTTCGGCGTCTGGGCCCACCACATGTTCGCCTCCGGCATGGACCCGCGGATGGAGGGCGCCTTCATGGCCGTCTCGCTGGCGATCGCCATCCCGAGCGCGGTGAAGGTGTTCAACTGGATCACGACGATATGGAGCGGATCGATCACGTTGACTGCGCCGATGCTGTTCTGCATCGGCTTCATCTCGAACTTCATCATCGGCGGCGTCACCGGCGTGTTCCTCGCCGCGGTGCCCGTCAACCTGATCCTCCACGAAACCCACTACGTGGTCGGGCACTTCCACTACATCGTGATGGGCGCCATCGGCTTCGCGTTCTTCGCCGGGTTCTACTACTGGTTCCCGCTCGTGACCGGGCGGATGTACCAGCAGCGCCTGGCGAAGTGGCACTTCTGGCTCTCGATGGTCGGGACGAACGTCGTGTTCTTCGCGCTGGTCCTGCTGGGCTACGCCGGGATGCCCCGCAAGTACGCCAACTACGACGTGCCGGTCGGGCCCCAGGAGCTGTTCATCAACCTCAACCAGATCGCGACGCTGGGGGCGCTGGTGTTGTTCGTCGGCCAGCTCGTCTGGGCGTACAACTTCATCTCTTCGGCGTTCGAGGGGCCCATCGTCGACGACGACGACCCCTGGGACCTCGACGAGACGGGGATGAAGACCCGCGAGTGGGACTGGTTCCGCGAGAACCGGATGCCGATGTCCGGCGGCGGGCACGCGATCGCGTACGACGGCGGGACTGAACAGGATGCCGATGCAGAGGTTACGTCAGACGCTGACGCACAGGCACCGGCGGACGCCGATGCGACGACGGCATCGCCCGACGAAGATCCGCTATCGACCGACGCGGACGCCGAAGCGCGCGAAGCTGACCGAGACGCCGACGAAAACTAGCCTACTCGCCCTGAAAGTCGGGCTCCTCGTCGCCGAAGAACGCCTCGTGGCCGCGCGCGTAGTCGTCGGTCCCCGCGAGGCGCGCGATCGTGTCGGCCTCCGCCTCCAGGTGCTCCTCGAACGTCCGCCCGTGGCTGTTCGCCATGAGGCGCTTGGTGGCGCCGAAGGCGCGCGTCGGGCCCGAAGCCAACTCGTCGGCGAGTTCCGCGAGCCGGTCGTCCAGCGAACTCACCGGGACGACCTCGGTCGCCAGCCCGTAGTCGACGGCGCGCTCGGCGTCGATCGGCGCGTCGAGCAGCGCGATCTCGCGGGCGCGCCGGTGGCCGACGAGTTCCGGCAGGAGGTACGTGATGCCGCCGTCGCCCGACAGTCCGAGCCGCGGGTAGGCGTACTCGAAGCGGGCGTCCTCCGAGACGACGACGAGGTCGGCGGCCATCGCGAGGCCGAAGCCCGCGCCGGCCGCGGTGCCGTTGACGCCGGCGATCACCGGCTTGGGCGCAGTCGCCATGTGCCGGATCGCCGTGTGAAGCCGCGACGCCAGCGCGCGCAGCCGCCGGCCGTCGGACTCGTCGCCCTCCAGGTCCGTCAGGTCGGCGCCGGTGTTGAACCAGTCGTCGGCGCCGGTCAGCACGACACAGCGCACGTCGTCGTCCGAGTCGGCGAGTTCGATGACGGCGTCGCGCAGGTCCCCGGCCATCGCCTCGCTCAGCGCGTTGTACGCGTCGGGCCGATCCATCCGGATGTAGCCCACCGCGCCCTCGCGCTCGACCTCGACGTGCTCGCTGCCGGCCTCGAAGCTGTCGGATTCCATGCGGGTACCTGCGCGGCCCACCCTGAAATAATCTAGCGCGGATCGACGGGATTCCCGTCACTCGGGGGCCGCCGGAACTGACGCGTCGACGAACGACCGCAAGCTATCGGGACATTAATATCGCTGGCATGGACCCTTCGGTGTATGGAGCGGTACGACGTGGCCGTCGTCGGTGGCGGTCCCGCGGGGACGTGTGCCGGCTGGGAGGCCGCCAAGGGCGGCGCCAGCGCGGTGGTACTGGAGAAGGGCGTCCCCCGCGAGGATCGCGACGGACTCGGTCCGGACTCGACGGACGCAGCGGGGATGCTCGACTACTGGGTCGACATCATGGACATCGACTACGAGCGCATCCCCGACGAGGCGATCCTCCGGGAGCTGTCGGGCACGGACTTCGTCGGCCCGAACGAGTCCGTCTCGCTCGACACCACCGGGATGGCGTCGAGCTACGACGGGTTCGGGTTCACGTTCCAGCGCGCCCGGATGGACGACTGGCTCCGCGAGGAAGCCGAGAGCGCGGGCGCCGACTACCGCGTCGGCGTCAGCGTCACCGACGTGGAGACCGACCTCTCGGGCGACCCGCGCCACGTCCTCGGTCTGCGCGACGGCGAGGACATCGGCGCGAAGTATCTCGTGCTCGCGGACGGCCCCCAGCGCCAGGTCACCAATCGCGTGCTCGATCGGTTCCTGCCCGACGACGCCGACGTCACCGACTACGTCGGGACGACCCACGCCAACCACATCGCCTATCAGGAACACC carries:
- a CDS encoding 30S ribosomal protein S17e, whose protein sequence is MPIKPGYVKKTGNILLERYPDAFSDDFEHNKDGVDTLTNIESKDVRNRVAGFISRKKSGNAAEA
- the asd gene encoding aspartate-semialdehyde dehydrogenase; the protein is MSVRVGILGATGAVGQRLIQQLDPHPQFEIAALTASESSAGRSYSDAAKWRVNTPIPEDVAEITVSATDPDEVPNDVDLIFSSLPSSVGERVEPGFVEDGYVVSSNSSNSRLAEDVPLVIPEVNHDHLDLIEVQRDERGWDGALIKNPNCSTITMVPTLAQLDQFGLEKVFVSTLQAVSGAGYDGVTSMEIIDNVLPHIGGEEEKMESESRKLLGEFDGAELSWHDVDVSASCNRVATLDGHLENVFAELAEDASAADVEAAFREAPTIDLQSAPDELIKVFEDPNRPQPRLDRNVADGQGIATGPVQETSDGVQFDCLAHNTIRGAAGASVLNGELLVEEGYL
- a CDS encoding D-2-hydroxyacid dehydrogenase → MSDHDVLVLRKGTHGIPVEEYADALRTRLPDSDVTLARTPEAEREEIEDARIVTGMVLDEELLDRAQNMELFACAYAGVGHLPLDRLREHGVTVTNASGVHGPNMGEHVLGNILTFTRRFNEGFRRQRRNEWRHYKAHELHDGTVTVVGLGAIGQAVVERLEGFDVETIGVRYTPEKGGPTDEVIGFDDDALHGALARTDYLVLACPLTDETRGLIGSEEFVTLPPEAVLVNVARGPVVDTDDLLTALRSGWIRGAALDVTDPEPLPRDHPLWDLGNVQITPHHAGHTPDYYERLADIVAGNVRQIAETGEYDGLENEVSL
- a CDS encoding cbb3-type cytochrome c oxidase subunit I; this translates as MVAGQVVLTVLMGLFLVGVAAWLGRQSDWRPSTVGGGAVEEDRRETAEKPGGLMRWLTTVDHKDIGILYGLFSVTAFVVGGLMVVVMRLELLQPGETIIAAATYNALLTNHGITMLFLFGTPFIAAFANYFIPLFIGANDMAFPRINAIAFWLLPVSAVLIWGGFFLWPIVENVAPAQTSWTMYPPLSTSSTAQGTPAGPTGVVNPGADMMMLGLHLSGISATMGAINFIATIFTERGEDVGWHNLDIFSWTILTQSALIVFAFPLLGSALLMLLSDRNFGTLFFAPEGGGPILWQHLFWFFGHPEVYILVLPPMGIISYVLPRFAGRKLFGFKFVVYSTLAIGVLSFGVWAHHMFASGMDPRMEGAFMAVSLAIAIPSAVKVFNWITTIWSGSITLTAPMLFCIGFISNFIIGGVTGVFLAAVPVNLILHETHYVVGHFHYIVMGAIGFAFFAGFYYWFPLVTGRMYQQRLAKWHFWLSMVGTNVVFFALVLLGYAGMPRKYANYDVPVGPQELFINLNQIATLGALVLFVGQLVWAYNFISSAFEGPIVDDDDPWDLDETGMKTREWDWFRENRMPMSGGGHAIAYDGGTEQDADAEVTSDADAQAPADADATTASPDEDPLSTDADAEAREADRDADEN
- a CDS encoding enoyl-CoA hydratase/isomerase family protein — translated: MESDSFEAGSEHVEVEREGAVGYIRMDRPDAYNALSEAMAGDLRDAVIELADSDDDVRCVVLTGADDWFNTGADLTDLEGDESDGRRLRALASRLHTAIRHMATAPKPVIAGVNGTAAGAGFGLAMAADLVVVSEDARFEYAYPRLGLSGDGGITYLLPELVGHRRAREIALLDAPIDAERAVDYGLATEVVPVSSLDDRLAELADELASGPTRAFGATKRLMANSHGRTFEEHLEAEADTIARLAGTDDYARGHEAFFGDEEPDFQGE